A DNA window from Acinetobacter sp. 10FS3-1 contains the following coding sequences:
- a CDS encoding O-acetylhomoserine aminocarboxypropyltransferase/cysteine synthase family protein: MTYKAETLAIHAGYSPEPTTKAVAVPIYQTTSYAFDNTQHGADLFDLKVPGNIYTRIMNPTTAVLEQRVAALEGGIGALALASGMAAITYAVQTIAEAGDNIASVSTLYGGTYNLFAHTLPKQGIEVRFFDYANPEALRELIDDKTKLVFVESIGNPLGNIIDLEAISKIAHEYGVPVIVDNTVATPVLQKSFDFGADIVVHSLTKYIGGHGNSIGGIIVDSGKFPWGKYPERFKTLNTPDPSYHGVNYVEVLGEAAYIARARVVPLRNTGAAISPQNVFLILQGLETLSLRMERHTENAQKVAEYLQQHAKVKWVNYAGLKDHPQHALAQKYVKGKPSAILTFGVEDGREGGARFIDALQLFTRLVNIGDAKSLACHPATTTHRQLNPEELKSAGVSEDMVRLSIGIEHIDDLIADLEQALAAV, from the coding sequence ATGACTTACAAAGCAGAAACTCTTGCCATTCATGCAGGTTATAGCCCCGAACCCACTACTAAGGCAGTCGCCGTTCCGATTTATCAAACCACTTCCTATGCGTTTGACAACACCCAGCACGGTGCAGATCTGTTTGACTTGAAAGTCCCGGGAAATATCTATACCCGTATCATGAACCCGACTACGGCTGTGCTGGAACAGCGGGTTGCTGCCCTGGAAGGCGGAATTGGCGCACTTGCCCTGGCTTCGGGTATGGCTGCAATTACTTATGCCGTTCAGACCATTGCGGAAGCAGGTGACAATATTGCATCCGTTTCAACTTTATATGGCGGTACTTACAACCTGTTTGCCCACACCTTGCCAAAGCAAGGGATCGAAGTACGTTTCTTTGATTATGCAAATCCGGAAGCACTACGTGAACTGATTGATGACAAGACTAAACTGGTATTTGTTGAATCGATTGGTAATCCGCTGGGGAATATTATTGACTTGGAAGCCATTTCCAAAATTGCCCATGAATATGGGGTTCCCGTAATCGTGGACAATACAGTTGCGACTCCAGTCCTGCAAAAATCTTTTGATTTTGGTGCGGATATTGTGGTGCACTCCCTGACCAAATATATCGGCGGTCACGGCAATTCAATTGGCGGCATCATTGTGGATAGTGGCAAGTTCCCATGGGGTAAATACCCTGAGCGCTTTAAAACACTAAATACCCCAGACCCAAGCTATCATGGCGTGAATTATGTCGAAGTGCTGGGCGAAGCGGCTTATATTGCACGTGCGCGTGTCGTACCGCTACGCAATACAGGCGCCGCAATTAGCCCGCAGAACGTTTTCCTGATTCTGCAAGGTTTAGAAACCTTAAGCCTGCGTATGGAGCGTCATACCGAAAATGCCCAGAAAGTAGCCGAATACCTGCAACAACATGCCAAGGTAAAATGGGTCAATTATGCCGGCTTAAAAGACCATCCACAGCATGCTTTGGCACAAAAATATGTGAAAGGGAAACCATCAGCCATTCTGACTTTCGGAGTTGAAGATGGGCGCGAAGGGGGGGCACGCTTTATTGATGCACTCCAACTGTTTACCCGTCTGGTCAACATCGGTGATGCCAAAAGTCTGGCCTGTCACCCGGCTACCACTACTCACCGCCAGCTCAACCCTGAAGAGCTGAAATCTGCGGGAGTTAGTGAAGATATGGTACGTTTATCCATCGGGATTGAACATATTGATGATCTGATTGCCGATCTTGAGCAGGCGTTGGCCGCTGTCTAA
- a CDS encoding SDR family NAD(P)-dependent oxidoreductase, which produces MKTKLQKQLEKRVAGKTVLITGASSGIGLTTAHQLAEAGAHVLLVARTQETLEQVQQEIEAKGGKASIFPCDLNNMEAIDEVSKQIIASVDHIDILINNAGRSIRRAVHESVDRFHDFERTMQLNYFGAVRLIMNILPQMMSRRAGHIINISSIGVLANATRFSAYVASKAALDAFSRCLSAEVHSHKVAITSVYMPLVRTPMIAPTKIYKYVPTLSPEQAAALVAYAIVKRPKKVATHLGRLASITYAVAPDINNVLMSIGYNLFPSSSASVGQPQKLNWVQKAYARIFPGEHW; this is translated from the coding sequence GTGAAAACTAAACTACAGAAACAATTGGAAAAACGTGTCGCAGGTAAAACGGTTCTGATTACCGGAGCCTCTAGCGGGATCGGCTTGACCACAGCTCATCAGCTGGCTGAGGCTGGCGCACATGTATTATTGGTGGCACGTACCCAGGAAACCTTGGAGCAGGTTCAACAAGAGATTGAAGCCAAAGGTGGTAAAGCCTCGATTTTTCCATGCGATCTGAATAATATGGAAGCGATTGACGAAGTCTCCAAACAGATCATTGCCTCTGTCGATCATATCGATATTCTGATCAATAATGCTGGCCGCTCGATTCGTCGTGCTGTCCATGAGTCAGTCGACCGCTTTCATGATTTTGAGCGCACCATGCAGCTGAATTATTTTGGTGCAGTACGTCTGATTATGAATATCCTGCCACAAATGATGAGCCGCCGTGCTGGCCATATCATCAATATCAGCTCGATTGGCGTACTGGCCAATGCGACCCGCTTCTCGGCCTATGTGGCATCGAAGGCAGCACTGGATGCGTTTAGCCGTTGTCTGTCAGCTGAGGTCCATTCACATAAGGTGGCAATTACTTCGGTTTATATGCCGCTGGTACGTACCCCAATGATTGCACCCACCAAGATCTATAAATATGTGCCTACCCTGTCGCCAGAGCAGGCAGCTGCACTAGTTGCCTATGCAATTGTCAAACGTCCGAAGAAAGTGGCGACCCATCTGGGACGTCTGGCTTCAATTACTTATGCTGTTGCCCCGGACATCAACAATGTATTGATGTCGATTGGTTATAACCTGTTCCCAAGCTCTTCGGCTTCGGTTGGTCAGCCACAGAAACTGAACTGGGTACAAAAGGCCTATGCACGGATTTTCCCGGGCGAACACTGGTAA
- the hisIE gene encoding bifunctional phosphoribosyl-AMP cyclohydrolase/phosphoribosyl-ATP diphosphatase HisIE — MNNMQWLDEVKFNEQGLIPAIAQHHQSGRVLMVAWMNREALALTAEKNQAVYFSRSRNKLWHKGEESGHFQTIHEIRLDCDADVIILQIEQHGGIACHTGRESCFYRKLTQNGWETVDAQLKDPNTIYGQKTTNPHTLAMSASTAQSEQVEVLSYLGAMMAERKKADPDSSYVAKLYHKGLNKILEKVGEESVETVLAAKDFKAEANEDHKNDLIYEVADLWFHTIVMLGYFDLEPQLVLNELARRQGLSGLVEKANRLH, encoded by the coding sequence ATGAATAACATGCAATGGCTCGATGAAGTAAAATTTAACGAACAAGGTCTGATCCCTGCCATTGCCCAGCATCACCAGAGCGGGCGTGTCCTGATGGTGGCTTGGATGAACCGTGAAGCGCTGGCTTTGACTGCCGAGAAGAATCAGGCTGTATATTTTTCCCGTTCACGCAACAAGTTATGGCATAAGGGGGAAGAGTCCGGACATTTTCAGACTATCCATGAAATCCGCCTCGACTGCGATGCAGATGTGATCATTCTGCAAATTGAGCAGCATGGCGGCATTGCCTGCCATACTGGCCGTGAGTCTTGTTTTTATCGCAAACTGACTCAAAATGGTTGGGAAACCGTGGACGCCCAGTTAAAAGATCCAAATACAATTTATGGGCAAAAAACCACCAACCCGCATACCCTCGCCATGAGTGCGTCCACCGCTCAGTCTGAACAGGTAGAAGTCCTCTCTTACCTCGGTGCAATGATGGCAGAGCGTAAAAAAGCCGATCCGGATTCCTCCTATGTGGCCAAGCTATACCATAAAGGGCTGAACAAGATTCTGGAAAAAGTGGGTGAAGAAAGCGTTGAAACTGTTCTTGCGGCCAAGGATTTTAAAGCTGAAGCCAATGAAGACCATAAAAATGACCTGATTTATGAAGTGGCTGACCTGTGGTTCCATACGATTGTCATGCTCGGTTATTTCGACCTTGAGCCGCAACTGGTTCTGAATGAACTGGCGCGCCGTCAGGGATTATCTGGTCTGGTTGAAAAAGCCAATCGTCTACATTAA
- a CDS encoding 3'-5' exonuclease has protein sequence MSDLQKPKPTYEQATAIDNARLGKSFKVIAYAGTGKTTTLQMISDAMLGRRGMYLAFNKAIASEAQNKFHRGVDCRTFHSLAFRSVPRGVTDKLRLPRLSPSFIAKEYRLEPMTLRRMMGGRYEKYVLMPSRLASLVANAVGHFCSTSSQYPAPRHIQAPSWLHPDDIEMLQQKLYPAVERRWLESIDPNHQAGIGHDIYLKLWALSEPNIPADYVLFDEAQDADPLMLGILLKQRNTQVIYVGDAHQQIYAWRGAVNAMQQLPLPESRLTTSFRFGPEIALNANALLGALNETVPLLGNSLLNSKVVNKPHTKMRDAILCRTNARAMELLLAGLVRGDKVSLQADHVKLNRFVDAASMLKQGKRVIDVPELAWFNSWHDVHEYCETNEGSDIKPLVKLVDEHGTDSLKTALAKITPIAQADYIISTAHKAKGLEWDRVHIEDDYQFKLNEKDHKISDEELRLLYVACTRAKVSLNIHHIYDLIQQLKLRMPQSLRQAIG, from the coding sequence GTGTCTGATCTGCAAAAACCCAAACCCACCTATGAGCAGGCCACTGCCATTGATAATGCACGTCTGGGTAAATCCTTCAAGGTAATTGCCTATGCCGGCACAGGTAAAACCACCACCCTGCAAATGATCAGTGATGCCATGCTGGGGCGGCGTGGCATGTACCTGGCCTTTAACAAGGCGATTGCCTCTGAAGCGCAAAATAAGTTTCATCGCGGTGTGGACTGCCGTACCTTCCACTCGCTGGCTTTTCGCAGTGTTCCACGTGGAGTCACAGATAAGCTGCGTCTGCCACGTTTAAGCCCGAGCTTTATTGCCAAGGAATATCGTTTAGAACCGATGACCTTGCGTCGCATGATGGGCGGACGTTATGAAAAATATGTGCTGATGCCTTCGCGTCTGGCCAGTCTGGTGGCCAATGCTGTCGGACATTTCTGCTCTACCAGTTCACAATACCCTGCTCCACGACATATTCAGGCACCTAGCTGGCTGCATCCAGATGACATCGAAATGCTACAGCAGAAACTTTATCCGGCAGTCGAACGGCGCTGGCTGGAGTCCATTGATCCGAACCATCAGGCCGGAATCGGGCATGATATTTATCTCAAGCTCTGGGCACTGTCTGAACCGAATATTCCAGCAGACTATGTACTTTTTGATGAAGCACAGGATGCCGACCCCCTGATGCTGGGTATTTTACTAAAACAGCGTAATACCCAGGTGATTTATGTCGGTGATGCGCATCAGCAGATTTATGCCTGGCGCGGTGCGGTCAATGCCATGCAGCAACTGCCGCTGCCGGAGTCGCGCCTGACCACCTCTTTCCGTTTTGGCCCCGAAATTGCGCTGAATGCCAATGCTCTTCTGGGCGCACTGAATGAAACTGTCCCCCTCTTGGGTAATTCCTTATTGAATTCCAAAGTGGTCAATAAACCGCACACCAAAATGCGGGATGCAATTCTCTGCCGTACCAATGCCCGGGCGATGGAGCTGCTATTGGCCGGTCTGGTTCGGGGGGATAAAGTCAGTCTGCAAGCGGATCATGTCAAGCTGAACCGCTTTGTCGATGCTGCCAGCATGCTCAAACAAGGGAAACGCGTCATTGATGTACCGGAACTGGCCTGGTTTAATTCCTGGCATGATGTGCATGAGTATTGCGAAACCAATGAAGGCAGTGACATCAAGCCGCTGGTCAAACTGGTCGATGAACACGGCACAGATTCACTCAAAACAGCGCTGGCCAAAATTACCCCGATTGCCCAGGCTGATTATATTATTTCTACGGCGCACAAGGCCAAAGGCCTAGAATGGGATCGGGTACATATCGAAGATGACTATCAGTTCAAGCTGAATGAAAAAGATCATAAAATTAGCGATGAGGAATTACGTTTACTGTATGTGGCCTGTACACGCGCTAAAGTAAGCTTAAATATTCATCATATTTATGACCTGATTCAACAATTAAAGCTCAGAATGCCACAATCACTGCGCCAAGCCATTGGCTAG